The sequence TTTGTAAGATCGTTCAAATGAGCCAGTGCACTATCTAAAAATTCAACCATTTTGGAATCAGCTCCTTTTTGCGGACCAAACACATAACTTGCCCCGTTTGGCCCAAGCAATGGGTTTACCACATCGCTTGCTATTGTTATTTTAGGAAAATTTATAGGGCTTTTAACAATGGTTTTTATATTTTTTAATGATTCACCACCTATCCATGAAGGATTTCCTTTTGAATCCAGAAACTTAAAATCAAGTGCCGTCAACATTCCAACGCCACCATCTACTGTCGCAGATCCTCCAATGCCTAGAATAATTTCTTGTGCGCCTTCTTCGATAGCTTTTTTTATAAGTACGCCTGTACCAAAAGATGTAGTTTTTAGCGGGTTTTTTTCTTCAGGTCTAATTAAAGCAATGCCACTGGCTCTTGCCATTTCAATTAGTGCGGTTTTACCAAACCATGCAATAGGTGCTTTAATTGGTCTCATTAAAGGATCGTATGTATCGTAATATTTTAAGTTTGCTCCCATAGAAGCTGCTACATCTACACTACCATCGCCGCCATCTGCTATGTAGCATTTTTCTACTAAAAGACCAAATTTTAGGAGCTCTTTGGATACTGTGTCGGTTGCCGCTACAGTGGATATTGCGCCTTTAAACGCATTAATGCTTACCAATACTTTCATATTTTCTCCTATACATTAAAACCTATTCTTAAAGCTCCCCAATGTTTGCCTTAAAATAAAATATTGGCACAGACAACCTATACATAATCTCACCTGTATCTCGTGGATAAATCTGAATATATACCGATTCTTCGCTTTTTGCTGATGACAAGCTAATTGGATCACTTAAAAGTCTTTTTGATCTGTTATTTTTTAAATCAGTTTTATAGTCCCCCGTTAGTGGTTTATCATATTTTGAATTATGTGCTGCTAGATAGCCATTATCATCTACAAGAACAACTGTAGAAAAATTAGTGTCTTTTGCTAAAATTTCATCTTCGATTGGTTGTATATAATCTTTAATAAATTTTGTGAAACGTGTTTCATATTTTTGAGGTTTAGTGTTTGGTATAGGTATATAGTTTCTATCCCAAAGATCATTTGATGTAATAATGCCTTTTTTAACCGCATCATTAAATATCGATTCAATTTTTTCTTTACCAATTAGTGCAATTTCGTAAATTTTATCTAAATAATGTCCACAATTTACTTTCTGGAGCATTTTAAAACTATTTTCGGCTTTTTTTGCAAAATTAGCTGTATTTGAGCTAATTTGATCAACACTATTTGATGCATTTTTTAAGTGTTCAGTAATTATTTGCATCCTTTGATTAATATCGTTTATTAATTTTGATTGTTCTTCAACTGCACTGGCAATATTATTTATCATATTATTGGCTTGATTAATCTGGTTAGTTACATCTAATAAAGCATGAATACTTTGCTCCACTACTTTTTTATTTTGAATCACTAACTCACCAACTTGTTTATTTGCTTTAATAACTGTTTCTACGTCGCTTTGTACGGTTTTTATAAGGTTTGAAATTTCATTTGTTGCATTTAGTGTATTTTCAGATAGTTTTCTTATCTCATCTGCTACTACTGCAAAGCCTCTGCCATGCTCGCCAGCGCGGGCTGCTTCAATTGCAGCATTCAAAGATAAAAGAGAAGTTTGATCAGCAATTTCATTTATTACATCAATTATCTCGCTTATTTTTGAGGAAGATTCATTTAACTTAATAATATGTTCACGGTTCTTATTTATTTTAGCTGAAATATTTTCAGTTGTTTCTATAACACTTTTTGCATTTTTAGATGAAGTTTCTAGGACTTGATTAATTGTACCCATATAATCTAC is a genomic window of Desulfurella sp. containing:
- a CDS encoding glycerate kinase, coding for MKVLVSINAFKGAISTVAATDTVSKELLKFGLLVEKCYIADGGDGSVDVAASMGANLKYYDTYDPLMRPIKAPIAWFGKTALIEMARASGIALIRPEEKNPLKTTSFGTGVLIKKAIEEGAQEIILGIGGSATVDGGVGMLTALDFKFLDSKGNPSWIGGESLKNIKTIVKSPINFPKITIASDVVNPLLGPNGASYVFGPQKGADSKMVEFLDSALAHLNDLTKKYFNIDIANIEGAGAAGGIGGFAFCYLNAQLKPGAELFMDLGNFNEKASLCDCLITGEGALDKQTSCGKAPYRVAKRFKSINKNGLTIALAGSISDRDTYKDTIDIALSITNKPLSIKESIENTNVLLKSLTYEIAKLLAWKEKRLN
- a CDS encoding methyl-accepting chemotaxis protein, with amino-acid sequence VDYMGTINQVLETSSKNAKSVIETTENISAKINKNREHIIKLNESSSKISEIIDVINEIADQTSLLSLNAAIEAARAGEHGRGFAVVADEIRKLSENTLNATNEISNLIKTVQSDVETVIKANKQVGELVIQNKKVVEQSIHALLDVTNQINQANNMINNIASAVEEQSKLINDINQRMQIITEHLKNASNSVDQISSNTANFAKKAENSFKMLQKVNCGHYLDKIYEIALIGKEKIESIFNDAVKKGIITSNDLWDRNYIPIPNTKPQKYETRFTKFIKDYIQPIEDEILAKDTNFSTVVLVDDNGYLAAHNSKYDKPLTGDYKTDLKNNRSKRLLSDPISLSSAKSEESVYIQIYPRDTGEIMYRLSVPIFYFKANIGEL